The following are from one region of the Neurospora crassa OR74A linkage group III, whole genome shotgun sequence genome:
- a CDS encoding nitrilase — MASQPSSSTKIKLAAAHSAPVYMSKSATLAKAINLIHAAARDGVSMLVFPETYVPGYPYFIECYPPLKQVAALAKYAEESVVVDEDLDGVVEACRTTGVSVVLGVSERMKGGYTCFNSQVFVAGGKGGGITGTHRKLQPTYVERIIWAQGDGSTLKTWKGMLGPEAADGKEKSWNVGGLACWEHTMLLARQALITQQEHVHAAAWPALSTMAGFEESADSQIEALMKCHALTAQCFVVAASNYVDETCLEWMKENIGEQGFVKRGGGWSAVIHPFCNVLAGPVTGEKEELVTAEVDLKDLGMVKIWVDADGHYSRPEILPFVWDKEAYWEAGTKNHELRVSGVKGGEEAEEA, encoded by the coding sequence ATGGCGTcccaaccctcctcctcaacaaaAATCAAGCTAGCAGCCGCGCACTCGGCCCCCGTCTACATGTCCAAATCCGCCACCCTCGCCAAAGCCATCAACTTGATCCACGCCGCGGCGCGCGACGGCGTCTCCATGCTCGTATTCCCCGAGACCTACGTACCCGGTTATCCTTACTTTATCGAGTGCTACCCGCCCCTCAAACAAGTCGCTGCTCTGGCCAAGTATGCCGAGGAGTCTGTCGTGGTCGATGAAGATCTGGACGGTGTAGTAGAGGCCTGCAGAACCACAGGTGTGTCGGTTGTGCTGGGGGTGTCGGAACGGATGAAGGGTGGTTATACGTGTTTCAATTCGCAGGTTTTTGTTGCCGGTGGAAAGGGAGGCGGGATCACGGGAACGCATAGGAAGTTGCAGCCTACGTATGTGGAGAGGATCATCTGGGCGCAGGGGGATGGGTCGACACTCAAGACTTGGAAGGGTATGCTTGGCCCTGAAGCAGCagatggaaaagaaaagtccTGGAACGTAGGCGGCTTGGCCTGCTGGGAACACACCATGCTCCTCGCCCGCCAGGCCCTGATCACTCAGCAGGAACATGTGCACGCGGCGGCGTGGCCGGCGCTGTCGACGATGGCCGGGTTCGAGGAGAGCGCGGATAGCCAGATTGAGGCGTTGATGAAGTGTCATGCGCTGACGGCGCAATGTTTTGTGGTGGCGGCGAGCAACTATGTGGATGAGACGTGTCTCGAGTGGATGAAGGAGAATATTGGGGAGCAAGGGTTTGTGAAGCGTGGGGGAGGCTGGTCGGCGGTTATTCATCCGTTTTGTAATGTGTTGGCGGGGCCGGTTactggggagaaggaggagctggtTACGGCGGAGGTTGACTTGAAGGATCTGGGTATGGTCAAGATTTGGGTAGATGCTGATGGTCATTATAGTAGGCCGGAGATTCTGCCGTTTGTGTGGGATAAAGAGGCATATTGGGAAGCCGGAACGAAGAACCATGAGCTGAGAGTATCTGGAGTAAAAGGGGGAGAGGAAGCTGAAGAGGCGTAA
- a CDS encoding adenosine deaminase, with protein MTVDAVDHKALPKIELHAHLSGSISRQCLHEVWLKKKENGETDLQDPLIEMPLGKHDYDLKTFFPLFSSYIYHLVSDVWALRYTTLSVLSDFASDGVVYLELRTTPRAMPHAGLTKAQYVSTILSAIAEFESTTTSALKTKLILSVDRRNTLPEAYEVLALCRQFSGQGGVVGIDLCGDPAKGPIDIFTPVFEEARRTIPGLGITLHFAEAEASGTEEELLTLLSWKPDRIGHVIHLNKRIREKVKRRGGMGLELCLSCNVHAGMVCGGVESHHFGEWWKVEETVVVLSTDDVGVFGSPLSNEYALVAKHFGLTRADICSLVRRGIDVIFGGDEEKERLRALMWSA; from the exons ATGACAGTCGATGCTGTGGATCACAAGGCGTTGCCCAAGATTGAG CTTCATGCCCATCTTAGTGGCAGCATCAGTCGCCAGTGTCTCCATGAAGTCTGGctgaaaaagaaggaaaatggCGAAACGGACCTTCAGGATCCCTTGATTGAGATGCCATTGGGTAAACATGATTATGACTTGAAGAC cttcttccccctcttctcctcctacATCTACCACCTCGTCTCCGACGTCTGGGCCCTCCGCTACACCACCCTCTCCGTCCTCTCTGACTTCGCCTCCGACGGCGTTGTCTACCTCGAGCTGCGCACCACTCCGCGCGCCATGCCTCACGCCGGTTTAACCAAAGCTCAATACGTCTCAACCATCCTCTCCGCCATCGCCGAGTTCGAAAGCACCACCACTAGTGCCTTGAAGACAAAACTCATCCTCTCTGTCGACCGGCGCAACACCCTTCCGGAAGCCTACGAAGTCCTCGCCCTCTGCCGCCAGTTTTCCGGACAAGGGGGGGTGGTAGGCATCGACCTCTGCGGCGACCCTGCAAAGGGGCCCATCGACATTTTTACTCCTGTGTTTGAGGAGGCCAGGCGGACAATTCCTGGGTTAGGAATAACGCTGCACTttgccgaggccgaggcgtCGGGAACAGAGGAGGAGTTGTTGACGTTACTGAGCTGGAAACCGGATCGGATTGGGCATGTAATTCATTTGAACAAAAGAATCAgggagaaggtgaagaggaggggtggGATGGGGTTGGAGTTGTGTCTGAGTTGTAATGTCCATGCGGGCATGGTTTGTGGGGGGGTTGAGAGCCA TCATTTTGGAGAGTGGTGGAAGGTTGAGGAGacggttgttgttttgagT ACCGATGATGTTGGCGTCTTCGGCAGCCCGTTGTCCAACGAATATGCACTCGTGGCCAAACACTTTGGGCTTACCAGAGCCGATATTTGCTCGCTTGTGAGAAGGGGGATAGATGTCATCTttggaggagatgaagagaaggagaggctCAGGGCTTTGATGTGGTCTGCATGA
- the gnb-1 gene encoding guanine nucleotide-binding protein beta subunit, translating into MDSRSSDVSPEAMQARIQQARREAENLKDRIRLKKEGLADTSLYEVAQQAHEPLPKNNMMKTKKTLKGHLAKIYAMHWSTDRRHLVSASQDGKLIIWDAYTTNKVHAIPLRSSWVMTCAYAPSGNFVACGGLDNICSIYNLNSNRDGPTRVYRELSGHAGYLSCCRFINDRSILTSSGDMTCMKWDIETGTKVVEFADHLGDVMSISLNPTNQNTFVSGACDSFAKLWDIRAGKAVQTFAGHESDINAIQFFPDGHSFVTGSDDATCRLFDIRADRELNCYRSESILCGITSVATSVSGRLLFAGYDDFECKVWDLTRAEKVGSLVGHENRVSCLGVSNDGISLCTGSWDSLLKVWAY; encoded by the exons atggACTCCCGATCAAGCGATGTGTCGCCAGAGGCGATGCAGGCACGAATTCAACAAGCGCGTCGCGAGGCCGAGAATCTCAAGGACAGAATCAggctgaagaaggaagggctCGCCGATACTTCCC TCTACGAGGTCGCGCAACAGGCCCATGAGCCACTTCCGAAGAACAACATGATGAAAACAAAGAAGACGCTGAAGGGCCATCTGGCCAAGATTTATGCGATGCACTGGTCTACCGACCGGAGGCATCTTGTCTCAGCATCTCAGGACGGCAAGCTCATCATCTGGGACGCTTATACGACCAACAAAGTTCACGCCATTCCCCTACGATCGTCTTGGGTTATGACTTGCGCCTATGCCCCGAGCGGCAACTTCGTTGCCTGCGGTGGTCTTGACAACATTTGCTCTATTTACAACCTGAACTCGAACCGTGATGGCCCAACTCGTGTCTACCGGGAGCTTTCAGGTCATGCGGGCTATCTCTCTTGCTGCCGTTTCATCAACGACCGCAGCATCCTCACCTCCTCCGGCGATATGACATGCATGAAGTGGGATATCGAGACAGGAACAAAGGTTGTTGAGTTCGCCGACCATTTGGGCGACGTCATGAGCATCAGCTTGAACCCCACAAACCAGAATACCTTTGTGTCAGGTGCTTGCGATTCTTTCGCTAAGCTTTGGGATATCCGCGCTGGCAAGGCCGTACAAACATTCGCTGGCCACGAGTCCGATATCAACGCCATCCAGTTTTTCCCCGATGGCCACTCTTTCGTAACGGGTTCCGATGACGCTACTTGCAGACTTTTCGATATCCGCGCAGACAGAGAGTTGAACTGCTATCGC TCCGAATCTATTCTTTGCGGCATTACCTCTGTCGCGACATCAGTCTCTGGACGTTTGCTCTTTGCCGGTTACGATGACTTTGAATGCAAGGTCTGGGATCTTACTCGCGCTGAAAAGGTTGGCTCTCTCGTCGGTCATGAAAACCGTGTCAGCTGTCTGGGCGTTTCCAACGATGGAATAAGTTTGTGCACAGGCTCTTGGGACTCCTTG CTCAAGGTCTGGGCATATTAG
- a CDS encoding phosducin produces the protein MSDQTPAQEEFASFLAKNSSTKYSSHPEDRDDYHDSKAFHSDGQADSEDEDEEDRFRNAQIEAAMRMPTMDSRTEIRLPPAGFDAGAATGVKGVIADARAYENAKRSAKWKNRVRSARRSVFGGGGDASPEQQKSGSRKYSDGAGSSGLDSDFGSDAGLDSMDEDEKEFLERWRESRRRELEKSSMNPASRQRRTSPSSRQFGRLDNVDAIGYLDAIEKVGPETAVVVFVYDHECPVSAAIEIALRPIVHSHPAIHFIKVHYAEMEFDNAAVPSILAYRNQGDLFANLTGLIEMIPDDEDFDTDTLKRLFERHGILRSQRGEPAGW, from the exons ATGTCAGACCAAACCCCAGCCCAAGAAGAGTTCGCCTCTTTCCTAGCCAAGAACTCCTCAACCAAGTACAGCTCCCATCCCGAGGATCGAGACGATTACCACGACTCCAAGGCGTTCCACTCAGACGGCCAAGCAGACAgcgaggacgaagacgaagaagaccgCTTCCGCAACGCCCAGATCGAAGCAGCCATGCGCATGCCCACCATGGACTCGCGGACCGAGATCCGGCTGCCGCCCGCCGGGTTCgacgccggcgccgccaCAGGCGTCAAGGGCGTGATCGCGGACGCCCGAGCCTACGAGAATGCCAAGCGCAGCGCCAAGTGGAAGAACAGGGTGCGCAGCGCGCGGAGGAGTGtgtttggcggcggcggtgacgCATCTCCAGAACAGCAGAAAAGTGGAAGCAGAAAGTACAGCGATGGTGCGGGAAGCAGCGGGCTGGACAGCGATTTCGGGAGCGATGCGGGACTGGATAGcatggacgaggacgagaagGAGTTTTTGGAGAGATGGAGGGAGAGTAGGCGGCGCGAGCTGGAGAAGAGCAGCATGAACCCGGCTTCGAGACAGAGGAGGACGAGCCCCAGCTCGAGACAGTTTGGCCGGCTGGACAATGTGGATGCGATTGGATACTTGGATGCTATTGAGAAAGTGGGACCAGAGACGGCAGTGGTGGTATTTGTTTATGATCACGAG TGCCCTGTCTCAGCAGCAATCGAGATTGCTCTCCGACCAATCGTCCATTCCCATCCCGCCATCCATTTTATCAAGGTTCACTACGCCGAGATGGAGTTCGACAACGCGGCCGTCCCGTCCATCCTGGCGTACCGCAACCAGGGAGACCTCTTTGCGAATCTCACGGGGCTGATCGAGATGATTCCGGACGATGAGGATTTCGACACCGACACACTCAAACGGCTTTTCGAGAGGCACGGCATATTGCGAAGCCAAAGGGGAGAGCCTGCCGGATGGTGA
- a CDS encoding ran-specific GTPase-activating protein 1, producing the protein MSDTENKPVEEVKPDAPAAAEETKTEEKPAAFSSSSVFSMFGGGAKKEKKEDEERGDTSGSAKAQREAAAAAAAEKGEEDEAPESEDVHFEPVIHLTEKVETKTNEESEEQVFKMRAKLFKFVKEASEWKERGTGDVRLLKHHENGKTRLVMRRDKTLKVCANHYIVPEMKLSPNVGSDRSWVWNAAADVSEGEPEAVTLAIRFANSDNANAFKDAFIKAQKDNEALFKAAEEAAEKKEAEEDSEDEKAE; encoded by the exons ATGTCCGATACCGAGAACAAGCCTGTCGAGGAGGTTAAGCCTGACGCTCCTGCCGCCGCTGAGGAG ACTAAGACCGAGGAGAAGCCCGCTGCTTTCTCCAGCTCATCCGTCTTCTCCATgttcggtggtggtgccaagaaggagaagaaggaggatgaggagcgCGGCGACACCTCTGGCAGCGCCAAGGCCCAGCGtgaggctgctgccgctgccgctgctgagaagggcgaggaggatgaggccCCCGAGTCTGAGGACGTTCACTTTGAGCCCGTCATCCACCTTACCGAGAAGGTCGAGACCAAGACCAACGAGGAGTCCGAGGAGCAGGTCTTCAAGATGCGCGCCAAGCTTTTCAAGTTCGTCAAGGAGGCCAGCGAGTGGAAGGAGCGCGGTACCGGTGACGTCCGTCTCCTCAAGCACCACGAGAATGGCAAGACCCGTCTCGTCATGCGCCGCGACAAGACCCTCAAGGTCTGCGCCAACCACTACA TCGTTCCTGAGATGAAGCTTTCCCCCAACGTTGGTTCCGACCGCAGCTGGGTGTGGAACGCCGCTGCCGATGTTTCCGAGGGTGAGCCCGAGGCCGTCACCCTCGCGATCCGCTTTGCCAACTCCGACAACGCCAACGCTTTCAAGGATGCCTTTATCAAGGCCCAGAAGGACAACGAGGCTCTCTTCAAGGCTGCCGAGGAGgccgccgagaagaaggaggctgaggaggattCCGAGGACGAGAAGGCCGAGTAG
- a CDS encoding transcription initiation factor TFIID subunit 14 has protein sequence MIVERKIKVVTEQHNINKPAAQEGYPMKEWTVELYILDQDGKERPARCFTKVTYNLHPSFANPIQTFNDPPFKCTNEGWGEFEMIIDMYTTEKGGKISIAHDLNFQQSEYENIHTVTFRNPSQALQQLLRETGPLPSDEERKQKKAVDGGSKKKRPYDIERMADGLTKLGEDDLLQVIQMIHDHKDDNTYIQNNLDAGEFSVDLYTLPDNLMKMLWEFLVKANVVS, from the exons ATGATCGTCGAG CGCAAGATCAAGGTTGTCACAGAACAACACAATATCAACAAGCCGGCGGCACAGGAGGGCTACCCCATGAAGGAGTGGACGGTCGAGCTCTATATTCTCGACCAAGATGGCAAGGAGAGGCCCGCCAGGTGCTTCACGAAGGTGACCTACAACCTTCACCCTTCGTTCGCGAACCCTATCCAGA CTTTCAACGATCCTCCCTTCAAATGCACCAACGAGGGCTGGGGTGAATTTGAGATGATCATCGATATGTACACCACCGAGAAAGGCGGCAAGATCTCGATCGCGCACGACCTGAACTTCCAGCAATCAGAGTACGAAAACATCCATACCGTCACCTTCCGTAACCCATCTCAGGCGCTCCAGCAGCTCCTGAGAGAGACGGGTCCCTTGCCCTCGGACGAGGAGCgcaagcagaagaaggcggtGGACGGCGGttccaagaagaagcggccCTACGACATCGAGCGTATGGCGGATGGCTTGACGAAGCTGGGCGAGGATGACCTCCTGCAGGTCATTCAGATGATCCACGATCACAAGGATGACAATACGTACATCCAGAACAACCTCGATG CGGGCGAGTTCTCGGTGGATCTCTACACTCTTCCTGACAACCTCATGAAGATGCTCTGGGAGTTCTTG GTCAAAGCCAACGTAGTCTCATAG